A region of Drosophila suzukii chromosome 2L, CBGP_Dsuzu_IsoJpt1.0, whole genome shotgun sequence DNA encodes the following proteins:
- the Acer gene encoding angiotensin-converting enzyme-related protein isoform X1: MGIFNLVALWLVLTLWLPHGLSMGNSCLASVLEARRFFELENEQLRRRFHEEFLSGYTYNTNVSEANRQAMIGVYARNAELNKRLAERIKVSHYVQSEDADIRRQAEHLSKLGASALSSDDYLALQNAISSMQTNYATVTVCSYTNRSDCSLALEPHIQERLSHSRDPEELSWYWREWYDKSGTPMRDQFAEYVRLTRKASQLNGHRSYADYWVQFYEDADFERQLDATFKQLLPFYRQLHGYVRFRLRQHYGPDVMPVEGNIPISLLGNMWGQSWNELLDLFTPYPEKPFVDVKVEMERQGYTVQKLFELGDQFFQSLGMRALPPSFWNLSVLTRPDDRQVVCHASAWDFYQDSDVRIKMCTDIDNHYFYVVHHELGHIQYYLQYEQQPAVYRGAPNPGFHEAVGDLIALSVMSPKHLKAIGLIDNGRLDEKSRINQLFKQALSKIVFLPFGYAVDKYRYAVFRNELDESQWNCGFWQMRSEFGGVEPPVFRTEKDFDPPAKYHIDADVEYLRYFAAHIFQFQFHKALCRQAGQYAPNDSRLTLDNCDIFGSKAAGRSLSQFLSKGNSRHWKVVLQEFTGETEMDPSALLEYFDPLYQWLKQENIRLNVPLGWGPTDKIPSHCCGTFST, encoded by the exons ATGGGGATATTCAATTTAGTAGCGTTATGGCTTGTTCTAACGCTGTGG CTACCCCATGGACTATCCATGGGAAATAGTTGTTTGGCTTCAGTCCTAGAGGCCCGCAGGTTCTTCGAGTTGGAGAATGAACAATTGCGTAGACGTTTTCACGAGGAGTTCTTGTCCGGCTATACATATAATACTAATGTTTCGGAGGCAAATCGTCAAGCCATGATCGGGGTTTATGCTCGGAATGCGGAGCTTAATAAACGTCTGGCCGAAAGGATAAAGGTCTCACATTACGTTCAGTCCGAGGATGCAGACATACGTCGACAAGCCGAGCACCTCTCCAAACTGGGAGCCTCCGCCCTAAGTTCCGACGACTACTTGGCCCTGCAAAATGCCATCAGTTCGATGCAGACGAACTACGCCACCGTCACAGTGTGTTCCTATACAAACCGCAGTGATTGCTCTCTTGCTCTGGAGCCACACATCCAGGAGCGTTTGTCACACAGCCGGGATCCTGAGGAGCTGTCCTGGTACTGGCGGGAGTGGTACGATAAGTCCGGAACCCCCATGCGGGATCAGTTCGCCGAGTATGTGCGTCTTACGCGCAAGGCTTCACAATTGAATG GTCACCGTTCTTATGCAGATTATTGGGTGCAGTTTTATGAGGACGCGGACTTTGAAAGACAACTTGATGCTACATTCAAGCAGCTGCTGCCCTTCTACAGACAACTTCACGGCTACGTGCGCTTCCGCCTGCGACAGCACTACGGTCCGGATGTGATGCCAGTGGAGGGGAACATCCCAATAAGCCTGCTGGGCAACATGTGGGGTCAATCGTGGAACGAGCTACTCGATCTCTTCACTCCGTATCCGGAGAAGCCTTTTGTGGACGTTAAGGTTGAGATGGAACGGCAAGGATACACGGTGCAGAAGCTATTTGAGCTGGGCGATCAATTCTTCCAGTCGCTCGGAATGCGCGCCCTGCCACCCAGTTTCTGGAATCTGAGTGTGCTCACCCGTCCCGACGATCGTCAGGTGGTTTGCCATGCCTCCGCCTGGGACTTTTACCAAGACAGCGATGTCAGAATAAAGATGTGCACGGATATCGACAATCATTACTTTTATGTAGTGCATCATGAGCTAGGACACATCCAATACTACCTGCAATACGAACAGCAGCCGGCTGTCTACCGGGGAGCTCCCAATCCTGGCTTCCACGAAGCCGTTGGCGATTTGATAGCCCTGTCAGTGATGTCCCCGAAGCACTTGAAAGCAATTGGACTGATAGATAATGGTAGACTGGACGAGAAGAGTCGAATCAATCAGTTGTTCAAGCAAGCTCTCTCCAAGATTGTCTTCCTGCCCTTCGGCTACGCCGTGGATAAGTATCGCTATGCTGTTTTTCGCAATGAACTAGATGAATCGCAATGGAACTGCGGCTTCTGGCAGATGCGATCCGAGTTTGGTGGCGTCGAGCCACCAGTTTTCCGCACCGAAAAAGACTTTGACCCGCCGGCAAAGTACCACATTGATGCGGATGTTGAATACCTCCGTTATTTTGCCGCCCACATCTTCCAGTTCCAGTTCCACAAAGCCCTATGCCGTCAGGCCGGACAATATGCTCCCAATGACAGTCGCCTTACTTTGGACAACTGTGATATCTTTGGCAGCAAAGCGGCTGGAAGATCTTTAAGCCAGTTCCTCTCCAAGGGCAACTCCCGGCACTGGAAGGTAGTTCTCCAGGAGTTCACGGGTGAGACGGAAATGGACCCATCGGCACTCTTAGAGTACTTTGACCCGCTATACCAATGGCTCAAGCAGGAGAATATACGGTTGAACGTCCCACTAGGTTGGGGACCTACAGACA AGATCCCCTCGCATTGCTGTGGAACATTTAGCACATAG
- the Acer gene encoding angiotensin-converting enzyme-related protein isoform X2, whose amino-acid sequence MGIFNLVALWLVLTLWLPHGLSMGNSCLASVLEARRFFELENEQLRRRFHEEFLSGYTYNTNVSEANRQAMIGVYARNAELNKRLAERIKVSHYVQSEDADIRRQAEHLSKLGASALSSDDYLALQNAISSMQTNYATVTVCSYTNRSDCSLALEPHIQERLSHSRDPEELSWYWREWYDKSGTPMRDQFAEYVRLTRKASQLNGHRSYADYWVQFYEDADFERQLDATFKQLLPFYRQLHGYVRFRLRQHYGPDVMPVEGNIPISLLGNMWGQSWNELLDLFTPYPEKPFVDVKVEMERQGYTVQKLFELGDQFFQSLGMRALPPSFWNLSVLTRPDDRQVVCHASAWDFYQDSDVRIKMCTDIDNHYFYVVHHELGHIQYYLQYEQQPAVYRGAPNPGFHEAVGDLIALSVMSPKHLKAIGLIDNGRLDEKSRINQLFKQALSKIVFLPFGYAVDKYRYAVFRNELDESQWNCGFWQMRSEFGGVEPPVFRTEKDFDPPAKYHIDADVEYLRYFAAHIFQFQFHKALCRQAGQYAPNDSRLTLDNCDIFGSKAAGRSLSQFLSKGNSRHWKVVLQEFTGETEMDPSALLEYFDPLYQWLKQENIRLNVPLGWGPTDTGKTYCTT is encoded by the exons ATGGGGATATTCAATTTAGTAGCGTTATGGCTTGTTCTAACGCTGTGG CTACCCCATGGACTATCCATGGGAAATAGTTGTTTGGCTTCAGTCCTAGAGGCCCGCAGGTTCTTCGAGTTGGAGAATGAACAATTGCGTAGACGTTTTCACGAGGAGTTCTTGTCCGGCTATACATATAATACTAATGTTTCGGAGGCAAATCGTCAAGCCATGATCGGGGTTTATGCTCGGAATGCGGAGCTTAATAAACGTCTGGCCGAAAGGATAAAGGTCTCACATTACGTTCAGTCCGAGGATGCAGACATACGTCGACAAGCCGAGCACCTCTCCAAACTGGGAGCCTCCGCCCTAAGTTCCGACGACTACTTGGCCCTGCAAAATGCCATCAGTTCGATGCAGACGAACTACGCCACCGTCACAGTGTGTTCCTATACAAACCGCAGTGATTGCTCTCTTGCTCTGGAGCCACACATCCAGGAGCGTTTGTCACACAGCCGGGATCCTGAGGAGCTGTCCTGGTACTGGCGGGAGTGGTACGATAAGTCCGGAACCCCCATGCGGGATCAGTTCGCCGAGTATGTGCGTCTTACGCGCAAGGCTTCACAATTGAATG GTCACCGTTCTTATGCAGATTATTGGGTGCAGTTTTATGAGGACGCGGACTTTGAAAGACAACTTGATGCTACATTCAAGCAGCTGCTGCCCTTCTACAGACAACTTCACGGCTACGTGCGCTTCCGCCTGCGACAGCACTACGGTCCGGATGTGATGCCAGTGGAGGGGAACATCCCAATAAGCCTGCTGGGCAACATGTGGGGTCAATCGTGGAACGAGCTACTCGATCTCTTCACTCCGTATCCGGAGAAGCCTTTTGTGGACGTTAAGGTTGAGATGGAACGGCAAGGATACACGGTGCAGAAGCTATTTGAGCTGGGCGATCAATTCTTCCAGTCGCTCGGAATGCGCGCCCTGCCACCCAGTTTCTGGAATCTGAGTGTGCTCACCCGTCCCGACGATCGTCAGGTGGTTTGCCATGCCTCCGCCTGGGACTTTTACCAAGACAGCGATGTCAGAATAAAGATGTGCACGGATATCGACAATCATTACTTTTATGTAGTGCATCATGAGCTAGGACACATCCAATACTACCTGCAATACGAACAGCAGCCGGCTGTCTACCGGGGAGCTCCCAATCCTGGCTTCCACGAAGCCGTTGGCGATTTGATAGCCCTGTCAGTGATGTCCCCGAAGCACTTGAAAGCAATTGGACTGATAGATAATGGTAGACTGGACGAGAAGAGTCGAATCAATCAGTTGTTCAAGCAAGCTCTCTCCAAGATTGTCTTCCTGCCCTTCGGCTACGCCGTGGATAAGTATCGCTATGCTGTTTTTCGCAATGAACTAGATGAATCGCAATGGAACTGCGGCTTCTGGCAGATGCGATCCGAGTTTGGTGGCGTCGAGCCACCAGTTTTCCGCACCGAAAAAGACTTTGACCCGCCGGCAAAGTACCACATTGATGCGGATGTTGAATACCTCCGTTATTTTGCCGCCCACATCTTCCAGTTCCAGTTCCACAAAGCCCTATGCCGTCAGGCCGGACAATATGCTCCCAATGACAGTCGCCTTACTTTGGACAACTGTGATATCTTTGGCAGCAAAGCGGCTGGAAGATCTTTAAGCCAGTTCCTCTCCAAGGGCAACTCCCGGCACTGGAAGGTAGTTCTCCAGGAGTTCACGGGTGAGACGGAAATGGACCCATCGGCACTCTTAGAGTACTTTGACCCGCTATACCAATGGCTCAAGCAGGAGAATATACGGTTGAACGTCCCACTAGGTTGGGGACCTACAGACA